One window of the Vigna radiata var. radiata cultivar VC1973A chromosome 1, Vradiata_ver6, whole genome shotgun sequence genome contains the following:
- the LOC106757189 gene encoding ABC transporter C family member 10 — translation MEDFWSMACGETDCLGNGGKPPFCYDFKFLKDPSTCTIRFLIICFDVLLLIMLAFILIQKSLFKPLRGQFQVERYSKLQLVSAINNGFLGLLYVCLGIWILEEELRKRHTLFPLKLWLAELFQGFRWLFVGLSVSLQVKQLPRPWLWLFSLVTFFVSFIFCVLSMSYAISSRKLTFKEAFDFLSFPGSVLLLLCTYKVHKRDGEIDEGLYDPLNDHCSEVDPDNYVTPFAKAGFLSKMSFWWLNPLMKRGQEKTLQDEDIPKLRESDRTESCYLSFLELLNREKGKEPFSQSSLLWTIVWCHKREILMTGFFALLKVLTLSTGPVLLNAFILVSEGNGSFKYEGYVLVIVLFIIKIIESLSQRQWYFRSRLVGMKVRSLLTAAIYKKLLRLSSAARLTHSGGEIMNYVTVDAYRIGEFPYWFHQSWTTSLQICIAIVILFDAIGIATISSLLVIVLTVLCNAPLAKLQHNLQSQLMVAQDERLKASSEALTNMKVLKLYAWETHFRKAIERLRNLELKILRSVQLKKAYNIFLFWSSPILVSAASFGTCYFLNIPLHANNLFTFVATIRLVQEPITAIPDVIGVVIQAKVAFYRIIQFLNAPELQSVNFRNKSFDGSKGSITIKSADFSWEGNESKSTLRNINLEIRQGQKFAICGEVGSGKSTLLATILGEVPRIKGTIEVYGKFAYVSQTAWIXTGTXRENILFGSDLDAHRYQETLHRSSLLKDLELFPHGDLTQIGERGVNLSGGQKQRIQLARALYQNADVYLLDDPFSAVDAQTATNLFNEYIMDGLKEKTVLLVTHQVDFLPAFDSVLMMSNGEILESAPYHHLLSTSQEFQDLVNAHKKTAGSNNPMNVSSSKRPSISAKEITQAFKENQSKDTYGNQLIKEEEREIGDTGLKPYLQYLNQTKGYVYFFVTSLCHLLFVICQILQNSWMAANVDNNKVSTLQLIVVYFMIGVLSTVFLLIRTVLLVSLGIQSSKYIFLQLMNSLFRAPMSFYDSTPLGRILSRVSSDLSIMDIDIPFIIAYTVGGTTNFYTNLIVLAIITWQILFIAVPMVYIAIRLQKYYFSTAKEVMRMNGTTKSFVANHLAETNAGVVTIRAFEEDDRFFEKSLDLIDINASPFFHSFASNEWLIQRLEIVSAVLLSSTALCMVTLPPGTFSSGFIGMALSYGLTLNAQLVFSIQSQCNLANYIISVERLNQYMHIASEAPEVIEGNRPPSNWPVAGKVELKDLQVRYRPDGPLILHGITCTFKAGHKIGIVGRTGSGKSTLISALFRLVEPAGGKIVVDGIDISSIGLHDLRSRFGVIPQDPTLFHGTVRYNLDPLSQYSDQEIWEVLGKCQLREVVQEKFEGLNSPVVEDGSNWSMGQRQLFCLGRALLRRSRILVLDEATASIDNATDLILQKTIRTEFADCTVITVAHRIPTVMDCTMVLSISDGKLVEYDEPRKLMAKEGSLFKQLVKEYWSHFQSAESH, via the exons TGTGGTTGGCAGAGCTTTTTCAAGGATTCAGATGGCTTTTTGTAGGCCTAAGTGTAAGTCTTCAGGTGAAACAACTTCCAAGACCATGGTTGTGGTTGTTTTCTCTTGTTAcgttttttgtttcatttatcTTCTGTGTTCTATCCATGTCTTACGCAATTAGTAGCAGAAAATTGACCTTCAAGGAAGCTTTCGACTTTCTGTCTTTTCCAGGATCAGTTTTGCTTCTCTTGTGTACTTATAAAGTACATAAACGTGACGGAGAAATTGATGAAGGCCTTTACGACCCTTTGAATGATCACTGTAGTGAGGTTGATCCAGATAATTATGTGACTCCATTTGCCAAAGCTGGATTCCTCAGTAAGATGTCATTTTGGTGGTTGAATCCATTGATGAAAAGGGGTCAAGAGAAAACACTTCAGGATGAGGATATACCCAAGTTGCGAGAATCAGATCGAACAGAAAGTTGCTACTTGTCCTTTTTAGAACTTTTGaacagagaaaaaggaaaagaaccATTCTCACAATCATCTTTGCTGTGGACCATAGTTTGGTGCCACAAGAGAGAGATTTTGATGACTGGATTCTTTGCTCTGCTCAAGGTACTCACCTTGTCCACTGGTCCTGTACTTCTGAATGCTTTTATATTAGTTTCTGAGGGTAATGGAAGTTTCAAATATGAGGGTTATGTATTGGTCATAGTACTTTTCATCATAAAGATCATCGAGTCCCTGTCTCAAAGACAGTGGTATTTCCGCAGTAGGCTTGTTGGAATGAAAGTTAGATCACTGCTTACTGCAgccatttataaaaaattattgaggTTATCTAGTGCAGCTAGATTGACACACTCTGGTGGTGAGATAATGAATTATGTGACTGTGGATGCTTACAGAATTGGAGAATTTCCGTATTGGTTTCACCAGTCATGGACAACAAGCCTCCAAATATGTATTGCTATAGTTATACTTTTTGATGCTATTGGAATAGCCACAATATCCTCATTGCTGGTGATTGTCCTCACTGTGCTTTGCAACGCTCCACTAGCAAAGTTGCAGCATAACCTTCAGAGCCAACTCATGGTGGCACAAGATGAGCGATTGAAGGCGAGTTCTGAGGCTCTTACAAATATGAAAGTGCTGAAGCTCTATGCATGGGAAACTCATTTCAGAAAGGCTATAGAAAGACTTAGGAATTTGGAACTGAAAATTTTACGTTCAGTGCAGCTGAAAAAGGCGTACAACATCTTTCTTTTTTGGTCCTCACCGATTTTGGTCTCTGCTGCTTCTTTTGGGACATGTTACTTCTTGAATATTCCTCTGCATGCAAATAATCTTTTCACATTTGTGGCCACCATACGCCTTGTGCAGGAGCCAATTACAGCCATCCCAGATGTTATTGGAGTGGTCATTCAAGCAAAAGTGGCATTTTACCGGATTATTCAGTTCCTTAATGCACCTGAATTGCAAAGTGTAAATTTCAGGAATAAAAGTTTTGATGGCAGTAAAGGATCAATTACAATCAAATCTGCTGACTTTTCATGGGAAGGTAATGAATCAAAGTCAACACTGAGGAACATAAACTTGGAGATCAGACAAGGGCAAAAGTTTGCTATTTGTGGAGAAGTTGGCTCAGGCAAATCAACCCTCTTGGCTACAATTCTTGGAGAGGTTCCAAGGATTAAAGGAACT ATTGAAGTTTATGGAAAGTTTGCATATGTTTCTCAAACAGCATGGATACANACNGGNACNNTACgggaaaatattttgtttggatcAGATTTGGATGCTCATAGATATCAAGAAACACTTCATAGATCATCACTACTAAAGGATTTGGAGCTGTTTCCCCATGGAGACCTCACACAAATAGGTGAGAGAGGTGTTAACTTGAGTGGAGGCCAGAAGCAGCGAATTCAACTTGCGCGTGCTCTTTATCAGAATGCTGATGTATATCTCTTGGATGATCCATTCAGTGCTGTTGATGCACAGACTGCCACAAATTTGTTTAAT GAATACATCATGGATGGTCTTAAAGAGAAAACTGTTTTACTCGTAACTCATCAAGTTGACTTTCTACCAGCGTTTGATTCTGTTTTG ATGATGTCAAATGGGGAAATCCTAGAATCTGCTCCTTATCATCATTTGTTGTCCACAAGCCAAGAATTCCAAGATCTTGTTAATGCTCACAAGAAAACTGCTGGTTCTAACAATCCTATGAATGTTTCTTCTTCCAAGAGGCCTTCAATATCTGCTAAAGAGATTACACAAGCTTTCAAGGAGAACCAATCAAAAGACACATATGGAAATCAGTtaataaaggaagaagagagagagataggAGACACGGGGTTGAAGCCTTACTTGCAGTATTTGAATCAGACGAAAGGCTATGTATACTTCTTTGTGACTTCTCTTTGTCACCTCTTGTTTGTCATTTGCCAGATATTGCAAAACTCATGGATGGCTGCTAATGTTGACAATAACAAAGTTAGCACATTGCAGCTGATTGTTGTTTACTTCATGATTGGGGTTCTTTCTACTGTTTTTTTGCTGATCAGAACTGTACTTCTAGTTTCCTTGGGCATTCaatcatcaaaatatatatttttacagtTAATGAACTCCCTTTTCCGTGCACCGATGTCCTTTTATGACTCTACACCATTGGGAAGAATACTTAGTAGG GTCTCATCAGATCTAAGCATTATGGATATTGATATCCCTTTTATTATTGCTTATACTGTGGGAGGTACTACAAACTTCTATACCAACCTCATAGTTTTAGCAATTATCACTTGGCAAATCTTGTTTATCGCTGTACCGATGGTTTACATTGCAATACGCTTGCAG AAATACTATTTTTCCACTGCAAAAGAAGTGATGCGGATGAATGGCACAACAAAGTCCTTTGTAGCTAATCATCTAGCTGAAACTAATGCTGGAGTTGTGACAATAAGAGCCTTTGAAGAAGACGATCGTTTCTTTGAGAAGAGTCTTGATCTAATTGACATCAATGCTAGTCCCTTCTTCCATAGTTTTGCCTCAAATGAGTGGCTGATTCAGAGATTGGAAATAGTCAGTGCAGTGCTTCTTTCCTCCACAGCTCTATGCATGGTTACACTTCCACCAGGGACTTTCAGCTCTG GATTCATTGGCATGGCTCTATCTTATGGACTTACACTAAATGCTCAACTAGTATTTTCAATTCAGAGTCAATGCAATCTAGCAAATTACATAATTTCTGTGGAGAGGCTAAATCAGTATATGCATATAGCAAGTGAGGCCCCAGAAGTAATAGAAGGAAATCGTCCTCCTTCAAATTGGCCAGTTGCTGGTAAAGTAGAACTAAAAGACTTGCAG GTACGATACAGGCCTGATGGACCACTTATACTTCATGGAATCACATGCACATTCAAAGCAGGACACAAGATTGGAATCGTTGGAAGAACAGGCAGTGGAAAGTCCACTCTTATCAGTGCATTATTTCGTCTGGTGGAGCCAGCAGGTGGAAAAATTGTAGTTGATGGCATAGACATATCTTCAATTGGCCTTCATGATTTGAGGTCACGTTTTGGAGTTATACCTCAGGATCCTACCCTTTTTCATGGAACTGTTAGATATAATTTAGACCCTTTATCTCAATACTCTGATCAGGAGATATGGGAG GTTCTTGGGAAATGTCAGTTACGAGAAGTTGTCCAAGAGAAATTTGAGGGTCTAAACTCCCCAG TTGTTGAAGATGGATCAAACTGGAGCATGGGACAGAGGCAATTATTTTGTCTGGGGCGTGCACTTTTAAGGAGAAGTAGGATATTGGTGTTGGATGAAGCTACTGCATCAATTGACAATGCAACTGATTTGATTCTACAGAAAACAATCAGGACTGAGTTTGCAGATTGCACAGTGATTACAGTAGCACACAGGATACCAACTGTGATGGATTGCACTATGGTTCTTTCAATCAGTGATG GAAAGTTGGTGGAGTATGATGAACCAAGGAAGTTGATGGCGAAAGAAGGATCGCTGTTCAAGCAACTTGTGAAGGAGTACTGGTCTCATTTCCAATCTGCAGAATCACATTGA